The Meiothermus ruber DSM 1279 genome includes the window CCCAGCGCCCGTAGCGGTGGGTGTAGAGGCGGATGAACTCCCCGACGCTCTCGAGGTCGCGCTTGAAGCCGTGGTACTCCCTGGTTTTCTCACCCTCGAGCATGCGGCTGTAGCCGGTGCCCACCGGGTCAATGAACACCAGGTCGCTCACCTCGAGCAGGGTGTGTTCGTTGTCCACCAGCCGGTACGGGGGTGGTGTAAGCGCCCCGGCGTCGCCCATCTCCACCCGCTTGGGCCCCAGGAGCCCCAGGTGCAGCCAGACCGAGGACGAGCCCGGCCCCCCGTTGAACGAGAAGGTGATGGGGCGCTGGCTAGGGTCGGGGGTGTCGTCTTTGGTGTAGGCCACGAAAAAAACCGTGGCTTTGGGTTTGTGCCCTTCGGCGGTGCCCTCTTTTTCCGACTCCTCGCGCAGCACCACGGTTCCACAGGTCACGCTGTAGCGCAGCTCCTTGCCGGCGATTCGGACGCTGTGGTGGGTGATGGAGAGCTGGTCTTGAGGGGTGGGCTTCTGGTCAGGGATTTTGCTTTCTTCTGGCATGGGGATACTATATCCTGCCTTGTTCGGGGCTTATCCGTTACAAAGAATCCTGCGCTACCCTATGCCAGATGACCTCGAGCTGGAAGTACCTTGCAGGTTTTGTGTTGATGAGCACGCTGGCCCTGGCCCAGGTAGCCCCCGATGCAGCGCAGGTGCTGGAAAAGATGCGCCAGGCCCATGGGGGGCAGGCCCTGGCAAACTTGCGCACCTACCGAGAGGTTGCGACCCTGACTACTTTTTCCGGGCCACAAGCCGAACATATCTTAACAGTGGTTTCGTATGCAGATTTTTCCTCCCAAAGGCTACGGGTGGAGTACCGGGATGGCACTAACCTGATTCAGGTGCTACAGGTATCGCCCGCAGGAGGCCAGAGCTGGAGTGCTATATCGGGCCGCAAGGCCCTCGAGCCCACCCTCACCAAAGAACTGCGCAATGGGCTTTACCAGACCTGGTACGGCCTGCGCTTAGGCGGAAACGGGCGTGAAATGGCACGGCTTGAAGGCAGGCGCACGTTTGGCGATGTGACCGGGCAAGCGGTGGTGGTGCGTACCCAGGGCAGCCAAACCACCTACCTTTTCAATGCCCAACATCAGCTTGTTGCCGAGCGCTACCAGAACAGCCAGGGTCAGCTAACGGTGCTCTACTCCGACCTGCGCCTGGTTTCAGGCATACGCATTCCTTTCCGGGCCCGCTTGTATGCCGACGGCGATCTGTTCGCTGAGGTCACGGTGCAAGAGGCCCGGGTCAACCCAACACTGGGGCCTGAGACCTTCAAGCTACCTTGATGGGTCAAGATGTAACCCAAGCAACCCATTCCTGAGAATTTGGCGCAAAAATAAATCATGGACAGCCGGCGGCTTTGGGGGGTTGTATGGGTGTTGTGGGCGGGGCTTGCGCTGGCCAGCCCGGCGCAGGATCTGCTCGACGAGGTAAGCCGTTTGCTGGGCGATTACTACGGCGGGTTCTCCCAGGTCAGGCTGCAGGAACTCAAACAGAAGTACCAGGGGGAGCTCGAGAAGGTCTGTGCCCAGGAGGTGAGCTGCCCCAGCAACAAGGCCTATCCGATCCTTCAGGCCCTGGTGGCCGAGTACGGCGACCGGCACACCCGCTACTTCACCCCCGAAGACTACGCCGAGATTCAAAGGCGGCTGGCCGGAAGCAGCAGCAGCCGCCCCCAACTGGGGGTGCAGCTCCAGGTGGTGTCGGGGCTGGAAGGTCTCCTGGTGGTGGAAGTAAGCGCCCACACTCCCGCCGAGGAGGCTGGGTTGCGCCGGGGTGACCGCATTCTGGCCATCAACGGCGAGGCGCTGCCCCAGGCCGAAGGCGAGCGCATAGAATTTGTGCGCGAGCGGGTGGCCCTGGGCGCCCCTCTCAAACTGACCGTCCAGCGGGCCCAGCAGCGCCTGGAGCTCGAGGTGCTCCCCCGCATTATCTCCCTGCGGCAGTTGCCCACCCTCAGCCTCCGGCCCGATCGGGTGGCGGTCTTGCGCATCCCTTCCTTTAGCGGTTACCAGCAGGTAGGGCCGCGAATCCATGAGCTGGTGCGGCAGGCCCAGGCCGCAGGAGCCCAGGCCATGGTCATTGACCTGCGCAACAACGGCGGCGGGGTGCTGAGCGAGTGTCTGGTAGGGGCCGGGGCCTTTGTTAAGGAAACCTACCGCCGCTTACAGGATAACCTGCGGGCCAGCGAACAGGGTTTCAAGGAAGGCTACTACTACCTCCGGTTTGGGGGGCGGGAACGCCCGCAGTACGAGGTGCAGGCCGCCTACTGGACGGGCCCGGTGGTGGTGCTGGTGAACGAGCGCACCGCCTCGTGCGCCGAGTACTTCACCTTCGACCTGCAAGAGGGCCGTCAGGCCCCGGTCATCGGCCAGCCGACCGCTGGTGTGGGCAACACCGCCACGGTCTTCCTGCGCCTGAGCGATGGCTCGGGTCTGCAGATCACCACCTCGAGGGCCCAGCGCAAAGACGGCAGCTTCTACCCCGAGCGGGTAACCCCCACCCTAAACCTTTCCGACGACTGGTACGCCCTGGCCGAAGGGCGCGATCTGCTGCTGGAGAAAGCCGTCGAACTCTTGATGAGTGCGGATATTGGCTTGGAGCGGGAGTAGGGACGGCCAGGTTTGAAGAGGCCAGGCCCGGTCTTTACAAACCCTCTACCGGCTCGCTCTCCATAGCCCGGATGGCCTCGCGCAGCCAGTCGGGAATGCGGGCGGGCTTGCCGTTCTCCAGCCAGACCACCACCACCTTGATGCGGGCGGCCAGCTCCCCGCTGGCCCAGGTCTCGCTCAGGGTGCGGAAGCTCGAGTTGCCCACCTTCTCCACCCGGATGGCAATTTCCACCGGCTCGGCAAACAGGATGGGGCGGATGTAATCCACCTCGGCCCGGGCCATCACAAAGTTGCCGCTGTCTATGGCCGCCCCCGCCCGGCGCAGGTAGTGGCCCCGGGCCACCTCGTCGTAGGTCAGATACACCGCGTTGTTGACGTGTTTGAGGGTGTCTAGGTCGCTAAAGCGTACTTCGATGGGAACGCGCACCGGAAACCGCATACCCCTGGATTCTATCCCGAGCGCCTATACTTGAGCCTATGAGCCAAGCCATCACCGAACTTCCAACCTGGGATCTGGACGCCTTGTTTCCGGGCTTCGAATCTGAAAAGTTCAGGTCTACCTGGAACCAGGTGGCCGGCCAGTTGCAGGATTTACAGGAGTTCATCGAAAGGCACCGCATAGGCCGGGACGATGCCGCCACCGACCGCGCCACCTTCGAGGCCCTGCTGGACAAGCTGAACACCTTCGGCGATACCCTGGGGCCTCTCTTTGCCTATGTGCTGATGCGGGTGGACACCGATAGCGCCGACGCGGAGGCCCAGGCCAAGCTTTCCGAGCTCGAGCTTCTCCATCTAGAGTTCCAGAAACTGCGCCCCCGCCTGCAACGCTGGCTGGCTGGCCTCGAGGCCGAAGCGGTGGGCGCCGGCGATTACCGGATTCTCATCGAGGAAGCCAAAGTGCTGGCCCAGCACCTGATGTCGGAAGCAGAAGAGGTGCTGGCCGCCGAGCTTTCGCTCTCGGGGGGGCGGGCCTGGGTCAAGCTGCACGGCAACCTGACCAGCCAGATTACGGCGGTGTTGAATGGCGAGGAGCAGCCCATCACGGCGGTGCGCAACCTGGCCATGCACCCCGACGAGGCGGTGCGCAAAGCCGCCTACGAAGCCGAGCTAAAGGCCTGGAAAGCCAACGAAGTGGCCCTGGCAGCAGCCCTGAACGGCTACAAGGGCGAGGTCTCAACCCTCAACCGCAAGCGCGGCTGGGAAGACGACCTGGCCCCGGCCCTGTTTGAAAACCGCATTGGCCGCAAGACCCTCGAGGCCCTGCAACAGGCCATGGTGGAGAGCCTGCCCCACTGGCGGCGTTACTTTGCGGCCAAAGCCAGGGCCCTGGGCAAGGAGCGGCTGGACTGGTGGGATCTGTTCGCCCCCATCGTGCGGCCCGGCCAGACCCCCAAAAAGTGGAGCTGGGAAGAGGGCCGGCGCTTTATTGTGGAGCACCTGTCGGGCTTCTCGCAGGCCGCTGCCGATCTGGCCGAGCGGGCCTATGCCGAAGGCTGGATGGACGCTCCGCCCCGCAAGGGCAAGGTGGGCGGGGCCTACTGCACCCCGGTGGGGCAGGGGGCCTCACGCATCCTGCTCAACCACGAGAATAGCTTTGAGTCTATTTCCACCCTGGCCCACGAGCTGGGCCACGCCTACCACAACTACTGCTTGCGCGAGGTGCCCTATCTGTTGCGCCAGGAGCCCATGACCCTGGCCGAGACGGCCTCCATCATGAACGAGACCGTAATCGGGGAGGCCGCGCTTAGGGTGCTGCCGCCCGCCGACCAACTAGGGGTGCTCGAGGGCGGTTTGCAAAGTGCGGCCCAGGTGATCGTGGACATTCACTCGCGCTTCCTGTTCGAACAGGCGGTGTTTGCCCGGCGGCGGGCGCGGGAGCTATCGGCCGAGGAGTTTTGTGGCTTGATGCTCGAGGCCCAGCAGGCCACCTATGGCGAGGCCCTGGCTACCTACCATCCCTACATGTGGGCGGTAAAGGGCCACTACTACGGCTCCAACTTCTATAACTTTCCCTATGCCTTTGGGCTTTTGTTTGGGCTGGCCCTCTACCAGCGCTACCGGCAGGAAGGCCCGGGGTTTGTGGCCCGCTACGAGGAGCTGCTGGCCTCGGTGGGCAGGTACCCCGCCGAGCAACTGGCGGCCCGCTTTGGCTTCGATCTGGAGTCGGTGGCCTTTTGGCGGGAGGGGATGGCCGTGCTGCTGGCCCGCATCGAGCGTTTCGAGGCGTTGCTAAACCAATGATGGAAAACAAAATATAGCAAAATGTAAAACTTATATTGACAAAATATAAAACCTTGGTTTATATTTAGAACCAAGGAGGGCGGTTATGTTTGGAAGCTTCAATCCAGATGAACTCGCAGTGGTCATCGCCGACAAAATCAAGGGCTATCACCGGGAGGCCGAACTGGAGGGACAGTTGCCCAAACACGCCCTTCGCCGCCGCATGGCCCGGCTGCTGCGGGCCTGGGCCGAGGCCCTCGAGCCTGCCCAGGGTTCAAAAGGCCGCCTGCGTGAAGCCTGAATCAAGCCGCAAAACTTTCCCGTGGAGGTTCCCATGACCGAGCAAGCCCGCATCCAGGCCCTGCTAGAAGCAGGCAAAATTACCCAACAAGAAGCCGATCTGCTGCTTTCGGCCCTCGAGGAGGGCGAGGCGGCGGCCCAGCAAGCCCAGGCGGTGATAGGCGAGCAGTATGCCTCCTCAGGGGCCGCAGGCTGGCAGCCCGAGGGCCTGCGCTGGGTGCGGCTCAAGCTCACCGCCGGCCAGCTCGAGGCCCGGCTCGACCCAGCCATCGAGCTGCCGGTGCTGGAGGGCCCGGCTGAGGTGCGAAGGGTGGGGGCTGACCTTGAGATTGTGCCCGAGACGATGAACGCGGGCTTTCTGAACGGCCTGCTGGGCCGCATGGGCAGGCTCGAGCTGCGCCTTCCGCCGGGCTGGGGCCTGGAGGTGGAAGGTAAGGCGGCCCAGGTGGAGGCCCGGGGGATCGATTTTCTAAAGGGCCGGGTGGCTGTGGGCAACGTCGAACTGGAGGCGGTAAAGGGCCTCGACCTCGAGGTCACCGCCGGCAACATCGAGGGTTCCTTGCTGCTGCAGGAAGGTACGCACCAGCTGCGGGTCTCGATGGGCAACGCCGAGCTAAACCTACTACCCGGCAGCAGCGTGCGGCTTTCGGCCAGCGTGAGCCTGGGGAACCAGGAGATCAGGGGCCTCGAGCGCAACCCCAATGGGGGTGATCGGCAGATCGGCGAGGGCCGGGCCCGCCTCGAGGTCTCGGTGCGTATGGGCAATCTGGAGATAAAGGCAAGGTAAGCCCCTGGAGAGGAGCCGCATATGCAAGACAAGAAACGCATAATGGACATGGTCAAGGAAGGCAGAATTACCGCCGAGGAGGCCATTCGCCTGCTGGAAGCGATGGACTCGAGCGCGTCCAAAACCGCGTCCTCGGGCTACGCTGCGGTGGTGGCCCCCCCACCCCCCAAAGGCCTCGCCAAGATGATCCGTATCGTGGTGGACGGCGAAGACGTCAAGGTTAAGGTCAACATTCCGGCGGCCCTTGCCAAGTTTGCCGCCAACTTCATCCCCCCCGAGGCCAAGCAGCAGCTAAGCGCCCAGGGCATTGATATTGCCGGCATCCTGGACATGCTCAAAGGTGAGCTGCCCGAAGGGCGCTTGCTGGATGTGGAAATCAGCGATGTGGGCAAGGTGGGCGACGGAGAAGTCAGGATGACCGGCCCCATGCGGGTCTTGATTGAGGTGGTCTGAAGCACCAAGAGGCATACAATGACCGCAGTGTCTAAGGTAACCATTTCACCCGACTGGCGCTCGAGGTTGCACCTCATCCGCCCGCGGTTTGTGTATCTATGGGTGCGGCTGTGGGCGCTTCCCATCCCCATTGTCCTGTTCGCGCCGCTGGTGATGCTCGAGTTTTTCCTGATGCTAGGCACCCGTATCCTGCGCAAAGCCAAAGCCCCAGACCCCCAGATCGTGGCCTTGCGCGGCCAGATCTGGGAACTGCGCAGGATGCCGCCCTTTGTTCTGCTGGAGGCGGAGGTGCGACCCAGGGCCTTTGATGCCAGAGCCCCTCAGCAGGTCTATGTCAAGATGGGCCTTTGGTAAATCCCACCTGGAGTCCTCATGAGACCTTTCCCCATGCCTACCCAGTGCCCGGTAGAAGGCTGCCACGGGCACCTGCACGTGACCGGGCTGGTCTGCCCGGTGTGTCGCACCGAGATTCGGGGCGAGTTCCAGCCCAACGAGTTTGCCCTGCTGCCGCCCGAGCACCTCGAGTTTTTGCGCCTGTACATCAAGGTGCGGGGCAACCTCAAGGAAGTGGAACGCATTCTGGGGCTTTCCTACCCCACTATCCGGGCCCGCTTCGAGGCCCTGCTCAGGGTGCTGGGCTACGAGTACCAGGAAGTACCCGAGGGCCCCAGCCCCCAGGAGAAGGAGGCCATCCTTGATGCTCTGGAAAAAGGCCAGATCAGCGCCGCCGAGGCGGCTGAGCAGTTAAGGGCTCTAAAAAGGCGCTAAAAACGGGGTGGGCGCTTCTCGAAGAAAGCGGCGATGCCCTCGGCCAGGTCGCCGGTCTCGCGCACCCAGGCGTTGGCGATGGCGGCCAGTCGGAAGCCGTCCTCGAGGCCCATGCCGGGCAGGGCGTGGAGCAGCTCTTTGGTCAGCTTGAGCGAGGTCGGGGCGTTGGCGCTCACTTCCTGCGCCAGGGCCAGGGCTTCGTCCAGCACCTGCTCGGGCGGCACCACCCGGTTGACCAGGCCCATCCGGTAGGCTTCCTGGGCTGGGATGAGCTTACCGGTTAGGAGCAGCTCCTTGGCGTGCTTCTCCCCCACGTTGCGCACCAGGATCACCCCCACCAGCGCGGCCACAAAACCGATCTTCACCTCGGTGTAGCCCAACTGGGCCTGCTCGCTCATGATGGCGAGGTCGCAGGCCGTGGCCAGCCCGGCCCCGCCGGCCACTGCCGGGCCGTTGATGGCGGCGATGGTGGGTTTGGGGAAGGTGTAGACCCGGTGAAACAGGCGCATCAGCTCGAGGGAGTGGGCGTAGTTGGCCTCGGCCCCCGCGGTGGTTACGTTTTTGAGGAACTCCAGATCGGCCCCGGCGCTAAAGGCCGGGCCCGCGCCGCTGAGCACCACGGCCCGGATGGCTGGGTCCTGCGCGGCGGCCTCGAGGGCGGCCAGCAGCTCTTGCACCAGGGCAGGGGAGAGCGGGTTGCGCCGCTGGGGGTCGTTGAGGGTGAGGAGCCGGATATTTTGATGGTCGGCTGCGATGATCATGGTGCCCTTATGCTATCGCTTGTACGGGCTTGTCTTGTAAAGCGTTGCCGCTTGACCTGCTTTTTGTGTACACTCGAGGCAGTAGGCAACTCAGCTTAGTCGGTTTGTTGCTTGCGGAGGTGAAGTTATAACCAGAGACGTTCCAGTAAATGAGCGGATTCGGGTGCGTCAGGTTCGCCTGATTGACGAAAACGGCACGCAGGTGGGGGTGGTGGACACCCGCGATGCCCTGCGCATGGCTAAAGAGCGCGAGTACGATTTGGTCTTGGTCTCGCCCAACTCGGTTCCACCGGTGGCGCGGCTGCTCGACTACGGCAAGTGGCGCTACGAGCAGCAGCAGGCCGAGAAGGAAGCTCGCAAAAAGGCCAAGCGCACCGAGCTCAAGAGCATGAAGCTGCGCCCCAAAATTGAAACCCACGACTACAACACCAAACTCAGCCACATTCGACGCTTCCTCGAGGAGGGGCACAAGGTGAAGGTGACCATCATGTTCCGTGGGCGTGAGATGGCCCACCAGGAACTGGGCTACAAGCTCCTCGAGCGCGTCGCTAAAGACCTGGAAGGCGTGGGTTTTGTGGAGATGCGCCCGGAGATGCTGGGGCGGGATATGAACATGGTCATGGCCCCTGGTTCCAAACCGTCGGCTCCGGTGGCGCCTTCCGGCTCGTCTACCAATTCTGCATAGGAACCCTGCGGGCCTGACCGGGCCCTGCAGCGCTTGGTGTACCCTGCTTGGGGCTGTGCCCTGGGTGGGGTGCGCTGCTTGATGCCTCGAGGGCGCACTGGATGAGGGGTTGGAACCCCTCGAGGCGGGCGAGGTGATAGACTTCTAAAGCCTTATGTCCGACCTCCTTTCCTCCCTCAACCCCTCCCAACAGGAGGCCGTTTTGCACTTTGAAGGCCCGGCCCTGGTGGTGGCGGGGGCCGGTTCTGGCAAGACCCGCACGGTGGTACACCGCATCGCCTACCTGTTGCGTGAGCGCCGCGTATACCCGGCTGAGATATTGGCCGTAACCTTCACTAACAAAGCAGCTGGCGAGATGAAGGAGCGGCTGGAGAAGATGGTGGGGCGCCCCGCCCGGGATCTCTGGGTCTCCACCTTTCACGCGGCAGCGGTGCGAATTTTGCGCACCTACGGTGAGTACGTGGGGCTTAGGCCGGGCTTTGTGATTTACGATGAAGACGATCAAAACACCCTGTTGAAGGAGGTTTTGAAAGAGCTCGAGCTCGAGGCCAAGCCAGGCCCCTTCCGGGCTATGATCGACCGCATCAAGAACCGGGGGGCCGGCCTGGCGGAGTATATGCGCGAGGCCCCCGACTTTATCGGCGGCGTGCCCAAGGATGCGGCCGCCGAGGTTTACCGCAAGTACCAGAGTGGGCTGCGAATGCAAGGAGCCCTGGACTTCAACGACCTGCTGCTGCTAACCATCGAGCTGTTTGAACAGCACCCCGAGG containing:
- a CDS encoding enoyl-CoA hydratase/isomerase family protein, whose translation is MIIAADHQNIRLLTLNDPQRRNPLSPALVQELLAALEAAAQDPAIRAVVLSGAGPAFSAGADLEFLKNVTTAGAEANYAHSLELMRLFHRVYTFPKPTIAAINGPAVAGGAGLATACDLAIMSEQAQLGYTEVKIGFVAALVGVILVRNVGEKHAKELLLTGKLIPAQEAYRMGLVNRVVPPEQVLDEALALAQEVSANAPTSLKLTKELLHALPGMGLEDGFRLAAIANAWVRETGDLAEGIAAFFEKRPPRF
- a CDS encoding M3 family oligoendopeptidase codes for the protein MSQAITELPTWDLDALFPGFESEKFRSTWNQVAGQLQDLQEFIERHRIGRDDAATDRATFEALLDKLNTFGDTLGPLFAYVLMRVDTDSADAEAQAKLSELELLHLEFQKLRPRLQRWLAGLEAEAVGAGDYRILIEEAKVLAQHLMSEAEEVLAAELSLSGGRAWVKLHGNLTSQITAVLNGEEQPITAVRNLAMHPDEAVRKAAYEAELKAWKANEVALAAALNGYKGEVSTLNRKRGWEDDLAPALFENRIGRKTLEALQQAMVESLPHWRRYFAAKARALGKERLDWWDLFAPIVRPGQTPKKWSWEEGRRFIVEHLSGFSQAAADLAERAYAEGWMDAPPRKGKVGGAYCTPVGQGASRILLNHENSFESISTLAHELGHAYHNYCLREVPYLLRQEPMTLAETASIMNETVIGEAALRVLPPADQLGVLEGGLQSAAQVIVDIHSRFLFEQAVFARRRARELSAEEFCGLMLEAQQATYGEALATYHPYMWAVKGHYYGSNFYNFPYAFGLLFGLALYQRYRQEGPGFVARYEELLASVGRYPAEQLAARFGFDLESVAFWREGMAVLLARIERFEALLNQ
- a CDS encoding DUF2089 domain-containing protein — protein: MRPFPMPTQCPVEGCHGHLHVTGLVCPVCRTEIRGEFQPNEFALLPPEHLEFLRLYIKVRGNLKEVERILGLSYPTIRARFEALLRVLGYEYQEVPEGPSPQEKEAILDALEKGQISAAEAAEQLRALKRR
- a CDS encoding SHOCT-like domain-containing protein, which translates into the protein MQDKKRIMDMVKEGRITAEEAIRLLEAMDSSASKTASSGYAAVVAPPPPKGLAKMIRIVVDGEDVKVKVNIPAALAKFAANFIPPEAKQQLSAQGIDIAGILDMLKGELPEGRLLDVEISDVGKVGDGEVRMTGPMRVLIEVV
- a CDS encoding S41 family peptidase: MDSRRLWGVVWVLWAGLALASPAQDLLDEVSRLLGDYYGGFSQVRLQELKQKYQGELEKVCAQEVSCPSNKAYPILQALVAEYGDRHTRYFTPEDYAEIQRRLAGSSSSRPQLGVQLQVVSGLEGLLVVEVSAHTPAEEAGLRRGDRILAINGEALPQAEGERIEFVRERVALGAPLKLTVQRAQQRLELEVLPRIISLRQLPTLSLRPDRVAVLRIPSFSGYQQVGPRIHELVRQAQAAGAQAMVIDLRNNGGGVLSECLVGAGAFVKETYRRLQDNLRASEQGFKEGYYYLRFGGRERPQYEVQAAYWTGPVVVLVNERTASCAEYFTFDLQEGRQAPVIGQPTAGVGNTATVFLRLSDGSGLQITTSRAQRKDGSFYPERVTPTLNLSDDWYALAEGRDLLLEKAVELLMSADIGLERE
- a CDS encoding acyl-CoA thioesterase, encoding MRFPVRVPIEVRFSDLDTLKHVNNAVYLTYDEVARGHYLRRAGAAIDSGNFVMARAEVDYIRPILFAEPVEIAIRVEKVGNSSFRTLSETWASGELAARIKVVVVWLENGKPARIPDWLREAIRAMESEPVEGL
- the infC gene encoding translation initiation factor IF-3, with product MTRDVPVNERIRVRQVRLIDENGTQVGVVDTRDALRMAKEREYDLVLVSPNSVPPVARLLDYGKWRYEQQQAEKEARKKAKRTELKSMKLRPKIETHDYNTKLSHIRRFLEEGHKVKVTIMFRGREMAHQELGYKLLERVAKDLEGVGFVEMRPEMLGRDMNMVMAPGSKPSAPVAPSGSSTNSA